In Actinoplanes lobatus, the DNA window GCCACGACGGTCGGGTCCGTCCTGACCAATCAGGACGTCATTGACATGGCGATCTCTCCGGACGGCGACCAGATCGCCACGGCCTACCCCGGTGACAACGGGATCCGGGTGCGTGACGCCGACGATCTGACCGCCGTGCGGATGCTGAGGAACGACTTGCGCCCGGTCGCTGTGGACATCGCGGCCGACGGCTCCATCGCCGGTGGCGTCTCCTCCTACTACGACGGCTTCGATGGGTATGTCTTCGCCGCCGACGGAACGTTGATCAAGGAGTTCAGCCTTCCGGACCTCGGGCAGATGGCCAGACATGCGGTGGCCTGGGAGCCGAACGGCCATCGACTGTTCACGGTCTCGACGAACGGCTCGAACGCCCTCGTGCTGCGCACCTGGACGAATGCGAAGCAGGCGCCGTCGATCTTGATCCCCGACGGTCCGGATGAGCAGATCGTTCCAGGGGGAGCCGTCACCGTCACCGGCACGCTGACGTCCCCGGTGGCGCTACCCAGCGGCACTTCGATCGAGGTGGTCCGTTCCGGTACGCCGATGGGCGCCGTCCCGGTCGCGGCCGATGGCACGTTCACCTTCACGGACATCCCGGCGATCGACGGCGCGTTGACCTACACGCTCTCCTACGCCGGGGACGTCTACCACGCCCCGAAGTCAGAGACGGTGACGGCCTGGATCGCCCGGGCCCGATCGAATCTGACCCTGTCCGGTCCGTCGACGGCGGTCCCGGGCGCGCCGATCACCATCACCGGCACGCTGTTGTCCTCGATCTCGGTTCCGGTGCCCACCGGCGCCTCCGTCTCGGTCCTTCGGGCCGGCGCCTCGCTGGGCGCTGCCACGGTTGCGGCGGATGGCTCGTTCTCCATCACCGACACCCCACCGGGCGAAGGCACGTGGGCCTACGAGGTGTCCTACGCGGGAACCAGCACCCACCTGCCGGCCACCGCGACCGCGTCGGTCACGGTCTCCCGGACGGCGTCCACGCTGACGCTCTCCGGACCCACCTCAGCGACCCGGGCGAAGCCGCTCACCATCACCGGCAAGCTGAACTCGCCGGTGGCGCCGTCCACCGGGACCAAGGTGTCGGTGAGCCGGGTCGACCTGGAACACACGTCCGGCATCTCGCTGGGCACCAAGGCGGTCTCCGCCGGTGGCTCGTTCTCCTTCACCGACACCCCGACGGCCGGCGGCACGGTGACCTACCGGGTCTCCTTCGCCGGCGATGCCACCCATACCGCGGCGTCGGCCAGCAAGTCGGTGGCGGTCTCGCGGACCACTCCGGCTCTGACGCTCAACAACAACGGCAAGATCTACTCGTACGGCCAGACGGTGTCCTTCACCGCGCGCCTCGGGTCCACCTACAAGAACCGGGTCGTGGAGATCTGGGCCGACCCGGACGGCGGTGACCAGGCACGGCGGCTGATCAAGCGCGGCACCGTCAGCAGCTCCGGTTACGTCACCGCGAGTATCAAGCTGTCCCGGAACACCACGGTGACCGCGGTGTTCGCCGGTGACGCCCGGACGGCGCCGCGCACGGTGACGGCGACGGTCGGCACGAAGGTCAGCCTCTCGCTGAGGCTGTCGCAGTACTACAAGACCAAGAAGGTCAGCGGCGTGACCTACCGTTACTACCGCACCAGCGGTAGCGCGTGGGTCCACACGTCGATGACCGGCGCCGCCGAGCGGAAGGTCTACGTCCAGCTCCAGCGCTACACCAAGGGCAAGTGGCAGACCTGGGACGGCCGGTACTTCGATGCCACCGACCAGCTCTACCTGGAGGGCGCCGGGCTGGCCGGTGTCAAGCTGCGGGTCCGCACCGCGTACGTCAAGGGCGGTTCCGGCGACAGCCTGAACTCCACCACCTGGACGTCGTTCCAGTACTTCACCTTCACCCAGTAGGCACCGGAAAGCCGAAACGGCCGGGAGTCCACATCGGGCTGCCGGCCGTTTCCGTGAGGTCGGCCCTGGGCGTACATCCTGCCGTGACTCGGTCGGGTTAACCGGGAACGTCGGAAATTTCGGACCCACCGTGGGGGTGTATTCGCTGTCCGTGAGGGGCCCGGCATGCCAGGGTTTGTCGGGGGCCACGCGGGGTGGCCATCCGGATCGGAGAATGATTTGTCGGAGTATGACCCTGGACAGCTTCTCGCCGGCTACCGGTCGATGACCATGCTCACCGGCTTCGTCGAGCGGGGCGGGCGGCCGGCGGCGGTGAAGCCCACGATTCCCCTGATGGCAGGGGAGAAGCAGTACGGATGGTTCCCCGTGGATGTGACCGGTGCGGGCCGGCGGCTCGCGGTCGTCACCAGCCGGCGACTGATCCTGGGCGCCGAGGAGTACCAGCTACGGTCGGTGACCCGGCTGCGGCCGCGGCAGGACGACTGGGCGCTCGCGCTGGAGACGCGCGGGCGTGGCACGATCGAGATCAGTGGGCCGTGGGTGCCGTGGCTGAGCGTGGTG includes these proteins:
- a CDS encoding WD40 repeat domain-containing protein — translated: MGTRRIGAAAIAVLTGTAGLTIGTAAPASADSGQLLSIKSIGDILVDGVHERVFVSDPDTGKVVATDYSGTELGSALVNDASHLALSVDSSQLYVTSPKGRAILALDTTDLTQTAEYSTGSVSPKDVAIAGGRIWFSYSNGIPGYLGTIDPATETPTLLLDRFATGWTGVAELATASAAPNRLGVASYGMTAILEVSGDTATTVGSVLTNQDVIDMAISPDGDQIATAYPGDNGIRVRDADDLTAVRMLRNDLRPVAVDIAADGSIAGGVSSYYDGFDGYVFAADGTLIKEFSLPDLGQMARHAVAWEPNGHRLFTVSTNGSNALVLRTWTNAKQAPSILIPDGPDEQIVPGGAVTVTGTLTSPVALPSGTSIEVVRSGTPMGAVPVAADGTFTFTDIPAIDGALTYTLSYAGDVYHAPKSETVTAWIARARSNLTLSGPSTAVPGAPITITGTLLSSISVPVPTGASVSVLRAGASLGAATVAADGSFSITDTPPGEGTWAYEVSYAGTSTHLPATATASVTVSRTASTLTLSGPTSATRAKPLTITGKLNSPVAPSTGTKVSVSRVDLEHTSGISLGTKAVSAGGSFSFTDTPTAGGTVTYRVSFAGDATHTAASASKSVAVSRTTPALTLNNNGKIYSYGQTVSFTARLGSTYKNRVVEIWADPDGGDQARRLIKRGTVSSSGYVTASIKLSRNTTVTAVFAGDARTAPRTVTATVGTKVSLSLRLSQYYKTKKVSGVTYRYYRTSGSAWVHTSMTGAAERKVYVQLQRYTKGKWQTWDGRYFDATDQLYLEGAGLAGVKLRVRTAYVKGGSGDSLNSTTWTSFQYFTFTQ